The Syngnathus scovelli strain Florida chromosome 17, RoL_Ssco_1.2, whole genome shotgun sequence sequence CTTATTTCTTTTGCGCTTATTTGACAGCATAAATGTTTTGgggtttctttttgttttaggAGTGCCACAGCGACAATCACAAAATATTTGTTAGAGTCCGAACAACTAGATATTCATATATGGTTGGAAAAGAAACAATTGTTATCGTGATGTTGTGCTGTGTTCATTAGCATACCATGTAGCAGCCAACTGGCGCTAAGCGGGCGGGGTCACCGAGGAGGTTATGAGCTGGAAAACTTGTCTCACATTCGTCACTTTGTTTTGCTAATCCTCACCGGCCTGCACCTCAAACCCCCCCGATGGCGGCCCCCTCCCTCCGTCCCTCCGTCAACGTTTGTCTTGTAGTGATTGGTCGTCTTAACGTGATTTGAACGTGTTGACTTGCATGTAAACTTTTAATAAAAACTTCTTCACACAAATGGCTTCACGTTTGTCTGTTTTCACGCCAAAGCTTCATTTGCCCGCCTGTGAAATGAGAGAAAGGTTTTTAAATTTTAGGAGTGGGGGACGACTACCGCTGTAAATATAGATTTAatagcatgtgtgtgcgtgcacgcagTTGTTCTACAGTTGTTTCATGTTGCTAAGTTTGTGTTTTGCACCAAATAGGAAGTAGTAGTTACTTGAAAGTTGTTgctcttaaaaaataaaaaagctgaaTAGAGATTTTGGCTTTTAGGTGTCAAGCAAGTCATTTGTGACGGGCGACCAGTCACATTCCCCACGAGTCAAAGCACCAAAGAGATCCGTTCAGAACGCAAGTCTTCCCGAAATAAACCAGCCAGTCCGTCTTGGGGGTTCTACTGACTGGGGTGGGGTGGCGGTCCAAGCCAAAGCGTTGACGTAAATGTGGCTCAACAGTGGGCTTTTCTTACACCGTCAAATAGTGGGGGGAAAAGGGAGACCAATCCCAGCAGGACTTGGAGCTCCATAATTTTCAAACTTGTCTGTCTCATTGctggacttttatttttagcGACCGACCTCACTGCGGGATGGGCGCGGGATCACGTTGCCTTTTTTAACCAGGGGGAGGGTGTGGGGAGTCTCCCCTCTTTCCTGCGACCGGTCGCCCCAGCGGGTCACTGTGCTTGGATCTTCTGGAAGCCAGAGAATTGTTCCCCTGTAGAGAGAACCTTGTACCACAGAGCCAGTGAACCTTCTTCCCTATAGTTGGAGTATTCATTCCCAAAGCCAACGCTGGAGTCTTCTTGGTCCCAGACCTGGCGTCTTCAAGAAAACCAGAACCTACTGCCCCATAACCATTGGCTTCTTTCCACAGCCAGAACCTTGGACCCCATAGACAGCTACTAGCCCAAAGCCGAAACCTCTGGAGGAAATGGAGCAGCACAAGTACAGCGCTCAGGAGAAGCTGGAGATCGTGGGGATGGAGGACGAGGATGGGAAGCCCATCAGCGCCCTGAGCATCTTGTCTCTGCTGGAGCGGGTGGCCGGAATCATCGACAACGTGCAGTCGggccagcagcggatggaagagCGTCAGCTGGACCTGGAGAACAACATCCGTGGCATCCAGGGCGACGTGCTCAAGTTGGCCAAGGAGCACGCCGACACCGGCGGCTGCCTGGATAAACTGCTGCAGAAGACGCGCAAAGTCAGCGCCAACGTCAAGGATGTGCGAGTCCGCGTCGAGAAGCAAAACGGTCGTGTCAAGAAGGTGGAGAgcacccaggatgagctgctcacCAGGAACAAGTTCAGAGTGGTCATCTACCAGGTAGGAGGCATGCTTATTATTCTTTGCATCTTCTTCTCCACACAGCTCTTGTCTAGACCTTGCTTCAGCTTCAACAGGCTCTCTCCCTCTTGCTTCCTCCTCAAACCTTGCTCTTGAACATCTTGCCTCCTTTGCTCACCTCACACTACTTGCATGGCATCCTCCTCTTCTTTAAACCCTAACTTTCCTTTTTGGGGGTTTGGTTGCAAGCAagatttcaaaacaaaagcaaatatgAGTCCTGAAAGAGGGCTTCTTCCAACGGTTCCTTTTCCTTTCATTGCTCGTGCTTCGGTCGAGCGTAACCGGAGCTCAGACGGCAGCTGCTGCTGGCGACCTTTGACAGAGGGTCCTATTCTGAGCCTCTCGCCAGCCCGCCCGGCCCCAGGGGACAACAACCTGCCGTCGACAGCACAGGAGATGTTGGGCAAACTGCGATGTGCCCGTTGAACACCGGGTGACGCCAAAGCGCCGAGAGCTTCATACTTTGTCCATCCTCAGCGTGGATGGCAATGCTCACTGGCAGCGTTCGGCTAGCCGTTAGCGTTCCGAGGCTACGTTTATGCACCGTTATGCTTCCCAGAGACAGGAAAAATTTCACGCGCTTTGGAATTCTCTCCTTGCTTGTGCTTTCCTCAGGGCGACGCCGAGGTCCCGTCAGTGGCCGTCACCAAGAGCCCCAAGGGAGGACCGGAGGCTCTGGAGCTGGAGCCCGATTCTTACGACATCCCCGCTGACCTCTCCTCGGATGAGGAGTGCATGAGCGCCGAGGAGGCCGACCCCTCCCGAGCGGCACGATTCAAAAAGTCCATGGTGAAGAGCACCGAGACCCTGAAGGCGGCCTTTTCCAAGGAAAACATGAGCAAGACCAAAGACAACCTCGGCACCAAGATTCACAACTTTGGTGAAAAGGTCATGCCGCCACAGCGCCGCGAGAAGATGCATCAGGCGGGCGAGCGCATCAAGCAGAGCGGCGAGCGCTTCAAGGAGAACATCGCCAAGAAGGCGCCCAACAAAGAGACCTTCAAGATCAAGATCAAGAAGGAACGAGCCGTGGCCGAGGGCCAAGAGGGGGCCGATGCCGAGGCCGAGGTCGAGGCCGAGGTGGCCGCCGTGCCGCAGCCCCAACCCGAGCCTGCTGATGCCCGAGTTGTGGCAGAGACAGAGAAGGAGGGGCCGGCCGAGAAGGCCTACGCCGCCAGGAAAGCCGAGCTAGAAGAAGATTACGGGAATTAGATACCCGTGACAGAGAGACGACCGCCGTGACTGGAAGATGACAGAAAGTAGAGCGCATTTACGGGCTAATAACATGAAGTAGACCGGGACTGCAGGACATAGACCACCATCAAGAAGCGGACCAGCATTACCTGaataaaaaatgacagcaatggATTCCATCAAACAGATAATACTTCGAGAACAAGGACTCCCGTGACCAGCATTACAAGAACATCACAGGAAGTAGAGCCCGACCGGCATCACAGGAAAATGGCCGCAAGTGCAGGAGAGGACGTCTACCATCATCATGATGCCAAGTAAACCACTTTTGAGGAAGAGAGCAGTTATGTGAAAGGCCCATTGAAATGATGATTGCAAGTTATGCTTTGCTACTTTGGAGCACCTTTTGTTAATACACGCTACAAgtggattttaattttttttcctccaatcaTACAAGGATGATAATGATTTTTGgtggtttacttgtttgaaaatgtatttctaCATAATATAAAACGTCACTTTTGGTGTTCTGTGCACATTataccaaataaaaaaatctttgcaCAATATAACGTCACCTTTGGTTGTCATTGTATGGATGAAAATGGTCAAAAAGTGTGCGTGTACATGATTGTTTGACTTGCTTCAACGAGTACCGCGTGGTTCTTGGTGTCATTCGAAAGTCAGAGCAATGTCTCCCCCTAGTGGCCACCCATAGTGATGCACTCGGCCGCGTTCATGTTAGGTGAGCAAAGCctcagaggaaaaaaagaataaagtgATCGAATTTGAGCATCTTTCTTTTTCTATTCGTTTTCATTATCATACTGAAATATTATTTGAAATGATGATGAGAAAATGTCACAAATGATGAGAAGATGAAATGCAAGAAGGCAATGAATCAAACCGAGACAGTCGAtaaaatacaacaataacatgagtaacatttttaaaattagtGACATGGTGGCTAGTTTTAGGGTAAATAAAGAGTAAATACATGGAGCAAATTAGCAAGTGCTATCGACATCATTATTGCGTATAAATGTCACCCAAAATAATTTAGGCCTGTGATGAAAAAGTTTTTGGAACCAAAATACTTTACATAAAGATTGCTCAACAAAATAATAGCTAGATTAGACAGCTAGATTTTTGTATtgtttcagtcattttgtgTCGATTTAAAAAGTTGTATTGTCTTACCTTGACTTGTAGATGGAAGTCTACAAACATTTTCTTGCTCTGTCGCctgaaaaaaaagtcttgcCTTTTCACTCCAATTGAAACAGTTCCAATTAAACTGTTTTGAACATTCACCATTTGGGAGCGTTTCATGCTGTCCCGCTCAAACGTCCGCCGAGGTAAACAACCTGtttcgctagctagctagctagtctGCGTTACCCACTTACATGGTATACGCCATTTTGGAGTGTTCCGACTTACACCGAAATTCGGTTTACGTCGCAGCGTTGGAACGGATCAACGTCGTAAAGCGAGGGACCCCTGTACTCAAGTAAATGGGAAAGGATTtgatattcatatttttttatttttttattttacttttcacaCAACAGTGATAGAGTTTTGCCCACTCTACCTTttatgcaagaaccacacgtgagacagtttgcccattttacgcttgcaagctaaagggaaatgtgctttcggcagtttgcaaacatattttattgaGGCTGCGTTAGACTTATATATAATCACATCAATATAATTTCCAGTAGTGGCTGTGCTTGTGTCGTCGCATGGAAATATGCAGGTTGAAGTTGTTTTCTTCCAAGTGTTGTGCAACAGGATGTATCatcggcccagacagggagtacctgacgagaacacctcaaggtcagtGAGAAATGAGAATAACACCACGTCCTGgtagtcgggcttcgcggggaagacCCAACCGCCAGACAGCTGAGGCCTGACATCTgcactcagcgataacaccCAGAATCCGGAGCCTAACAAAGCGGAGAAAGCCATCATCACCTTGTGTGGTACAGAGGTGCTTGAAAGCAGTCTAACTTTCACCTCTTGCAAGAGACTATTTATTGAAAGAAAGCAGGGTGGTGGTGAGAGAGAGGGTCATCTCTgcaaactggttaatcagtgcagagGGTCTTATCTAAATTGTACAAACGGatactagtggagcatttttagataactaactaagcaagaaggTTATCACATCATTTGGATGGTTTTGTTGGATTttctccacaatttagggagcgcgttatctgcgcctcacagcaaaagccattgccaatcacctgttatccaatttactcactgcgtgtgtTAGAGTTgtcctcactccaacttattttgcaaaaaccacaagggagacaagcaagttcttttagacacctgcaggtggagagtctattcgtcgctgtctgaacagcgatgatcgaatgaagtctaaaagtctcctccctgcaagggcatatttattaggaggaacagagtgggggtgagtggacaggtttggtgaacccccggcctctgataagatcagagcagggggtgttttacactgttgtgggaatcagaacaactttgattgcttcccctgcagctggtcaatcaagcagaggaagcaaccacttcatcttactctgcattgtgagggcaagacaagattgatttaatcattatagtctacattccaacataatcctacgataaagttaacctggaaaaccctaacagcgtgctcgtttgatttcttcagatttaggaaaatgctaagacactgaagcagaaattagacaggttggttgagttcaatcacaattcttgttcaaaaagctctgttttcaggaaagtacaatacagcgctgggcccttcaagagcggaaagtctccattcagaaaaggcaacgttcaaggttctttggttagcttctatcagctgcacatgccagtgtgggccgagtttgatgggtgatgagtctttggggtggggcaagttcgccatgggagtgggtgctggttattggcgattcggtgtgtgtgggggctgttgtcttccatcccgtctttcggccttggcgatcatctttagccgagtccttggctggctccctctggcacctgctggttttatctccgcgtgaccttcctgtgaacattcttctccaatcttggacatacactacctcattctttctttgttaggcaaaatatttccctctgtgcagagcgttcagtagtaatcaaaaactggcgtctagcattagtcaaaacataagatacaatcaagtactggacggtcaagacgactctggccgtgtccatgatttagagaaaaacatcaggcatgcattacacagttccttaagggtcattaagctatttaggccatatatcaaaagacatttgttatttcaaagtgctcagaaatatctatcagatcataaagttgataaaaaccttcctcattaccacttatcaaaaatgtctagctatgtcttatttattgatttagtgtgtaggtataattatatgcttaaaattgttcttttattgatttaatatgtgaatatacttgtctgcttatgtaatttattcaatgaggtttgagcacatctgtttttgtagctaggcaggactttttgtattttgaccccatttctTCAGTTTCAACAACCGAATGTGGAAAGTTAATGATTCTAGTCAACATtctaacataatcatacgaccaaaataatttgtcaaccctgttggaaaaatataaatacattatCATACGTTCTCATTGTTTTGGCCTTGTTGTTTTTATGTTGTGCAACAGAAGGAAATGGTTACGACTGGATCGGGCAGGATGCAGATGACAACTCAGCAAAAAGCTATCTGCTGAGTCCTGAGGCACGTCCTGAAAACAAGATGTTCTAACTGCTGTCTCACATTGCCGCTGGAACTGCCTCCATGCATCACATCTCCTGCATGCATCACAAAGATAAAGAAAAGAGCAGAAATAAGCTAACCGCGCTCACATTCTTTGGCTAATATTACCAAGTACACAACACATTGTCAGACCAAGAAGTTTAAGTTCTTTGTACTTCCACCGACTCCTCTTGagcatttgttgtgaattctcTTCGATGGTTAGCTGGTCTTCCAAACAAACGGTGAAAAGGTGGCTGGCTTGGGGAAGGAAAACTtcacacacggctgattggggaaaattttattcaaccgatgtcagagagaAGTGTCTTGCGCCCTAGCCAAGATGTCTTTGTCTACTCTCGCCCTAAAACGTATACCCCCGCGCTTCCCTTCACTCAGGTGCGCACACACGGTGCTGTTGGATGATCTATGACCCCCccagtcagcctccccaactctacacggTATATATCTTGTGAGTTGCTAATAGAAACCAGATGTGTCTGGTGCCAATGAGTCTACGTTCCTGGACCAAGACCCAAACAATCCGGCTTGAACCTGACCCGAACATGACCCGGTCACACTTAGGCTTActatacattgcatgataccagaaTAAAAATTTACCACACATTCTCATTTCCCATGAATATAAACATTTGATGTTATGTTTGTATGTTCAATAAACTTAACCAAACTAAACCAAGAAGAAGCCCATCTGGTTGTCGGCGAACGTGACTGGAGTCATCTGTCACATGAACAAATGGGCCAAAGGGAATTTCCAGATTGCAGAGGCTCGAGGAGTCCTTCCCAAGGGAGGCCTCAGACGTTGTTTGGCTATTTTACGCAGCAGGACGgaaatgacacaaaaaaaaaaacaatgatcaaAAAGGAGCAAAGCCCATCGGGACAAAGTTGCTGCGAAATCTCAAGCCGACCTCTGTCGACCTCTGTCGCGGTCACTCAAATGGCCGACGGCAGCTGGGACGGAACCCAGTCGGCAGGAGAAGCGCTGTGAGGAATAAATGACTGCAAGTTTAGTTgcatatttagaaaaaaaatggcagaaatGATTTTCCCAAACTGTATTTGTGATGTTTTTACTGGaggaaatacaaacaaaaacaattctgTACATACAGACATGAGCTCaggtggtgtaaaaaaaaaaccaaaaagttTGCAAGGTCCCCAGATGCTCTTCAAAGTCAACGCCTAGAGCGGGAAGATCACCTCTGGATCATGCCAACTTGAGCCTGCAAGTCGCCGTCATGACGGTTGAAATCAAAAGTTTACCCGTCGCCAAGGTGGCTGCCGTTGTCCCGGCGAACGTTCCCTTAGCAGCCGAGCCAAGCGGCGTTCCCGGGATGGTCTTTCGCTCGCCCACTCAAGTTTACCTGAAGACCAAAAGGAGGATGAGGTTCAAGCGTAGAAAAGAGGCTTCAGATACCTTCTTCAAGTTCACCGACTCGCCAACTATTTGGCGGTCGCAGCTTTTAAATGTTTCTGTCAACTCACCGCAGTGACGCTCAGCGGCGCTCCTCAGCATCCCATCAGCAGTGGGTCCGTCTAG is a genomic window containing:
- the cavin4a gene encoding caveolae-associated protein 4a, translated to MEQHKYSAQEKLEIVGMEDEDGKPISALSILSLLERVAGIIDNVQSGQQRMEERQLDLENNIRGIQGDVLKLAKEHADTGGCLDKLLQKTRKVSANVKDVRVRVEKQNGRVKKVESTQDELLTRNKFRVVIYQGDAEVPSVAVTKSPKGGPEALELEPDSYDIPADLSSDEECMSAEEADPSRAARFKKSMVKSTETLKAAFSKENMSKTKDNLGTKIHNFGEKVMPPQRREKMHQAGERIKQSGERFKENIAKKAPNKETFKIKIKKERAVAEGQEGADAEAEVEAEVAAVPQPQPEPADARVVAETEKEGPAEKAYAARKAELEEDYGN